A single window of Candidatus Sericytochromatia bacterium DNA harbors:
- a CDS encoding HAD-IB family phosphatase, whose amino-acid sequence MPAVTILCDFDGTITLRDTNDALVAHFVGAERRVAFDRLVRDGGRPLWEVLDMALEACQVPLEEALVHLHRHVPFDPHFVPFSAWCATRGWPLRIVSAGLGEVIGALLAREGLDLPVAANRARRSPRGFGLEPVDPSCPTGVDKAAIVRAVQAEGGFTVFIGDGLSDRLAAPHADLVFAKAGLSQWCRQQGIDHVPFARFDAVQAHLEQHLTDV is encoded by the coding sequence ATGCCAGCTGTGACGATTCTTTGCGATTTCGATGGCACCATCACCCTGCGTGACACCAATGACGCGCTGGTGGCGCACTTCGTCGGCGCGGAGCGGCGCGTGGCGTTTGACCGCCTGGTGCGCGATGGGGGACGCCCCCTCTGGGAGGTGCTGGACATGGCCCTGGAGGCCTGCCAGGTGCCCTTGGAGGAGGCGCTGGTTCACCTGCACCGGCACGTCCCGTTCGACCCTCACTTCGTGCCCTTCAGTGCCTGGTGTGCGACCCGGGGCTGGCCGCTGCGCATCGTATCGGCGGGCCTTGGGGAGGTGATCGGTGCCTTGCTCGCCCGGGAAGGTCTGGACCTTCCGGTCGCGGCCAATCGCGCGCGGCGATCGCCCCGCGGCTTCGGCCTTGAGCCCGTCGACCCCAGCTGCCCCACGGGCGTCGACAAGGCGGCGATCGTGCGAGCAGTGCAGGCGGAAGGGGGCTTCACGGTTTTCATCGGGGACGGCCTGAGCGATCGCCTCGCCGCGCCTCACGCCGATCTCGTTTTCGCCAAGGCCGGGTTGTCCCAGTGGTGCCGCCAGCAAGGCATCGACCACGTGCCGTTTGCGCGCTTTGACGCCGTTCAGGCTCACCTGGAACAGCACTTGACGGACGTTTGA